One genomic region from Drosophila subpulchrella strain 33 F10 #4 breed RU33 chromosome 2R, RU_Dsub_v1.1 Primary Assembly, whole genome shotgun sequence encodes:
- the LOC119551302 gene encoding protein panoramix — MEPTIKQEIKVENQEEGAINEDEATPLRESTGQTPPHAFATGAAVVGCGWDSDPEDDGLGHRSAPPTPGAQLEAPRTPGANLEPLLGAIEPKAEPVIKEDADNQVLDDILADPFDIVPQATLTASTSPADVKQTVKLESVEVATHFTSRGVLDDMDLCSLDDSKELVPDKPQGTRPVVEQQDPMSENELYAKQREILKELGKHDIKENSKENSEGNGREKKKKKKHKKDRSHRSNRDQDESRKRKRSGSSEDEGAKEKHHGDRRGRKHRIKTEKPDEELDYVPVRPDEKSIRPVKFSNLSERPPPQDELNTNNLSKADKRNLAVARAELVLELFEKKANKEVAEEFHVVDTICKLPVNDSFRNQGCFENPSPICNNMNVVYEFNSTPGTRIDLAKWGLEGVPQATGKLLRLLGIDVARLKQIQSTAKPSQRILKLKKEKLEQGLEPTEEVDTATLYKNAATQTERRTATHDAGTQVRLESQLKGAFWQDPKFDPMNLTQHQSNVMLALQEIYKTLPSTAVAVQLYRALQPALAITRAAAHQH; from the coding sequence ATGGAACCGACGATCAAGCAAGAAATCAAAGTCGAGAACCAGGAGGAAGGGGCCATCAACGAGGATGAGGCCACTCCGCTACGGGAAAGTACAGGACAGACTCCGCCGCACGCTTTTGCGACAGGAGCTGCGGTGGTGGGGTGCGGTTGGGACAGTGATCCGGAGGACGATGGCCTCGGACACCGCTCGGCGCCTCCGACACCTGGCGCACAACTAGAGGCGCCTCGCACTCCGGGTGCCAATCTAGAGCCGCTTCTAGGAGCAATCGAACCGAAGGCTGAGCCGGTGATCAAAGAAGATGCTGATAACCAAGTGCTGGACGacatactggcagatcccttCGATATTGTTCCTCAGGCTACATTGACAGCCTCGACGTCCCCGGCGGATGTAAAGCAAACTGTGAAATTGGAGTCGGTTGAGGTGGCCACCCATTTTACGAGCCGAGGCGTCCTGGACGACATGGATCTGTGCAGCCTCGACGACTCCAAGGAGCTGGTGCCAGACAAGCCCCAAGGAACCCGGCCAGTCGTCGAGCAACAAGATCCGATGTCAGAGAATGAACTTTATGCCAAGCAACGTGAGATCCTTAAAGAACTGGGCAAGCATGACATCAAGGAAAACAGCAAGGAAAATAGCGAGGGAAACGGCAGggaaaagaagaagaaaaaaaagcaCAAGAAGGATCGCTCCCATCGCTCGAACAGAGATCAGGATGAGTCCAGGAAGCGGAAACGAAGCGGCAGTTCGGAGGACGAGGGCGCGAAGGAGAAGCACCATGGCGACCGTCGTGGGCGCAAGCATCGCATTAAGACCGAAAAGCCAGATGAAGAATTGGACTACGTCCCTGTTCGCCCCGATGAGAAGTCCATTCGGCCGGTTAAGTTCTCTAATCTTAGCGAGCGTCCACCGCCGCAGGATGAACTGAATACTAATAATCTGTCCAAGGCTGACAAGCGTAATCTGGCCGTGGCACGGGCGGAGTTGGTGCTGGAACTGTTCGAGAAGAAGGCCAACAAGGAGGTGGCAGAAGAGTTCCACGTGGTGGACACCATCTGCAAACTGCCTGTGAATGACTCCTTTAGAAACCAAGGTTGCTTCGAGAATCCCTCGCCCATATGCAACAACATGAATGTGGTCTACGAGTTCAACTCCACGCCCGGAACCCGAATCGATTTGGCTAAATGGGGCCTAGAAGGAGTGCCCCAGGCTACTGGGAAGCTGCTCCGCCTACTGGGCATCGATGTGGCGCGCCTGAAGCAAATTCAGAGCACGGCCAAGCCATCGCAGCGTATACTCAAGCTGAAAAAGGAGAAGCTCGAACAGGGCTTGGAGCCAACGGAGGAAGTTGACACGGCCACGCTCTACAAGAATGCAGCCACTCAAACGGAACGCAGGACTGCCACCCACGATGCGGGCACACAGGTTCGCTTGGAAAGCCAACTGAAGGGGGCCTTCTGGCAGGATCCGAAATTTGACCCAATGAATTTGACACAGCACCAGTCGAACGTGATGTTAGCCCTGCAGGAGATCTACAAAACCCTGCCTAGCACCGCCGTGGCCGTTCAACTCTACAGGGCACTGCAACCGGCTCTGGCCATCACTCGTGCGGCAGCTCACCAGCATTAA